The DNA window gtattatctgcatattttgcatataagttaaattagcagggagacaatatacagccttacttctttcccaattttgaaccaatcatttgttccatatccagttctcactgttgcatcctgtcccacatagagatttctcagaagatggataaggtggtcaggcactcccatttctttaagaacctgccatagtttgctgtggtccacacaatcaaaaagcttttgtgtagtcaatgaagcagaagtagatgtttttctggaactctctagcttcctccataatccagcacatattagcaatttggtctcgagttcctctgccccttcaaaatccagcttgtacttctgggagttctcagtccacatactgctgaaacctgccttggaggattttgagcataaccttgctagcgtgtgaaatgagtgcaattgtacggtttTACTAGAGcagaccaattgaatcaatgggaatttaattAGTCATATCcttttaatttccattgattccaataggcctaactgtaacttactttagcacaggaAGCCATGGTTAGAGGAGAACCAAAGAACCTATGGAGGATCTGAGTCATTAAACcttcattaattcaatgggtttactctcgTGTGATTTATTATggttagcaacaggattttactAATATTTCACAGCAATCCAAACCAATACGTAGCTAATGGATGTGTCTGCATATTGTCACAGTTTcagcagggttgttgttgttgttgttgttgttgttgttgttgttgttgttgttgttgttgttgttgttgttgttgttgttgttgttgttgttgttgttgttgttgttttacattgCCCATCCCTTTTTTTGCACACTAACAGGATCCTGGTGTATCCAAGTGTCCTTTGTGTGCAGTTAGTACTTTCTAGAAGAAATGGTTCGGGCCCAGAAAATAATCCTCCTTCTTTTCAATACCTTTTCTCTTTTGGGGTTTTGCCTTTCGGAACCTTATTGAGCAgggacttcttttttctttccaagtCTGCAAGCTACTCTGCAGTATGGGACACAGCTCCATGATATTTTGCAGAGCAGGACTATAGTATCATCTGCTGAAGTCATGTCAACTGAAAAGGCCACCTTGCTCTGACAGAAGAGGTGGtaaaaatgttttcatattttaCGACTGTGTGTAATATTAGGCTGCAAGAAAATCAAAGAACTGTGTCCACTCTTTATTCTATGACTGATATGTAAAAAGTCAGGTATCATGCTAAGTGCTTCTGCTCTTTGAAATATGCCACTGTATGAGATACTTTGGGTGCTCAGAGGGAGGCAGCTCCGGCAACTCCATTGTGAATTAGGCTATGGGGGCTGCCTGGATCAGCTTAAAAAGTAATAGTGGTGTTCTTATAagagccttttttaaaattaaaaagctggATGAAAAttctataaataaatgaataaataaagacatacccacacacagagaaggaagCAATACTACCTAAGAAGAGAGAGTGATACAGAATTGTGTCACTACACTGAAAGATAGCCAAGAGCAAACCAAAAAGTTAAAAAGGCATGCTGTTGTCACAGCATACTCTTAgacttttaaattttgctttatttctagCCCTTCTCTCAAAAAGAGACCCTTGATAATGTGCAGAGTTTCATCTACTGATAATGCAGATCAAACTGTGATCAAAGGGGGAAAAGATGGCTAGATTTTGTTTGATTTGGTCTCCTGGTAATCCTGGTTACTGGAATAATTGGCATTACTTTTGTACCACAACTTACCGACAGATTACACAAGAACAAAAATGCAGAAATGTTCTTCAggattcttcttttattgttgatCATCATATTTCCATTATAAATTGAGAAATCTGAGCTAGAGAGGGTGATTGGAGTGTTGGCTTGGATTTTGTCTTCATCCAGTGTGCTACTTCCACTGCTCTCAGGCAGACAGCTATTTCCACTGAACATGTGTGGCAGCTCTCTACTTTCAATGTCACTGGTTCCATTATATATTTCCTTGTAGGATGGTGCAATGGACAGAATGCTGCCATTGGATACAGTAAGTATGCGAAGTGTTTTAATATCATCATTAGTCCTTTCCTGTTCACGATGTATGGATTCAATTATGAATAGGTTCTGAATATACTTCTCAATTATAACAAGGATGGAATAGGGCAAATTGTACCATGAATATGTAGGGTGGGACTGAGCACAGATAATTGCAAGAATGGAGCCCCAAGAAAGGAGCCAGGATCCTGAGGCAGTCCCCACCAGTAAGTCTGCATCGAGTTTCCTAGCTGGATTTTTTGAAGCATCCAATGACTTATCTTCAAGTCTGTAAATAAGAAGTGCAACAATCCCAGCTGCACACATGAGTGTCAGTACTGTGATAGCATACAAATAAAACATTATGAGTGCTAATTCACTCTTTATTTTTGAACGCCCAATCTGAATCAAGTAGACAACCACAACTGCTATTGTTGTAGAAAACACAACTAGTCCTAAAATGGTGCCCATTGTTTTGCCTTGAAACTTAAATGATGTCTTGCTTTGCTGAAGGTGTTCAACTTTGCGTCCAATATTCTTCCATAGCACATAGAGCATTGTGGATGCTAAAATGTGATATTCAATGTTGAAGGGATACAGATAATATATTCCTTGAGAAAATATGGAGCAGAGGGCTGGTATTGTACAATTACAGTATGGTGCATGGTCATCCAATTCTACAAAAGAGACACCAAGTTATGAATGTTTGTTACAAATATTAGAACCAAAAGAATCTGTAACAATAAGCCAAGAGGTCATAGATGCTATGACATCACAACAAATTCTCtaaattcaaatatattttatccaATGCATTCATATACTCATTTATGATATTCTGCCTAGTTTTCTTTGACTTTTTGATTTTATTAGCCATTTACCAAATTACAGTTTGCTCAATCATTAGCACAAAATCCAAACCCTATCTGCTAAAGCCAAACCCTAATTGCCAAGGTGGAATCTAACAGTATTTTACTAAGAAGTCTATCAGAATTATTTTGATATGGCAATccattattatattataatttaTAGCAGGAACCATTTTAGCCATTATAAATGACATATTAATAATCATATAAAGAGAACATAGAAAGAGCCTACCCAAAGACTACATACATATTCAGCCATCCCCTAGGCAATGACAACAccctgttggctgatccttctACTCTAGAAGTGCCACTGGATTGCTTATGAtgcaaacaaagaagaaaaggaagccatATAAAATACATACTTATTCCTTTTGCCTGTAATTAGACTACATAATTGCTGTAGTGAACCAGCCCATACCCAGAGCATTCCAACTTGCACCTTTCTGGTCCCTTGTCAGGGGctactacttttttggtgtgggtaggattgctccattttggttcatttccagtgtatGTTGTTACTGGGATCAAATCAAAGTGGCAGGTTGGCTGTCCTTTGGAGAAGCTgtttaattaaaaacttcctctgagCTCTCCTTTGGAGTGGTGACATTTTATACTTCTTTTTCATTGCTGCTAAAGTATCAGCGGTGTTTTGAAGTTCtctcaaaacatcattttgctgaatccattaaaaacaaatgggaactTTTTTGTCCCCCTTCCCCTCCATAAGGACGGAAAATTTACAGGGGGAGGTTCCCATTTCTCAGCTGAGAAATTAAGAAATGCCTGAGATCTTTgataaacaataacaacaaactgtCTTCCTCTCCTCTAATGTTGTAGAAAAGACATATTGTGGGGGGGCCTGAGCCAGTCACTCTCCCTTCTTCATTCCCTAGTTCACTGAATTGTAAGGAAAACACAGTAAGGGAAGAATAAGAATAGAAGGAATACATACAGAATTGAGAAGATCAAATCAAGATTGAATAACTCTTAAACACCACCGCAATCAATAGGACATGCATGTAGACATATTTAACATCtctattgaaataaatggggctTTAAAATAGTAAAACGTTGgagagctatttttttttaaacacgaGACTGTCTTATTAGTCCCATTGTAGTCACTAGATCTTGCTTCTGTGTAAACATGCATAGAATTATTGTATAACCATAtcagagaaaataagaaataaaaataaagacagtctaaagacaaaaatattgtggtaccCTTAAAGACTTTCATGAATCAAGTCCACTTGCGCAGATGAGACTTGATCCCCAGAAACATGTATTATAATATAGCTGTCTTTAAGGTGCTTCAATGTCTTTTGGCAGGGGGGTCTTGGTGGGTTGGTTtgggtttatttttgtttgttttgtttggcttgcAAAGACTAATATGCCTACTTCTTCAAAAAATGTGTACAAGCAATATATGAATAGTAAACAGCAAGTTATTAAGGTACCAAATTAAAGTATTCAGCATTTCTGAACAGATATCTATAATTGAAATCTGAAATAAGGAAATGGAATAATTAATGGGACATCTAGAGTTGCTATTTCATGTCCACTAAGAGCTCTCAAGGAAGCAAGATAATTAAGACTTTTGAAAGTGTAAAATTTATTGCATTAGCATATATTTATAGATTAAAGGCAGGGGCATGATACAGACCAGTTTTCATTTACAGGAGATCGCATGTTCACCCCATTTCTTGTGTTATCACTTGCACAACAGATAAATCCATCACAACTATGGCAGAGCTTTTCACTCCATCTGCATTCCATTGGATCAATATCATTCTATTCATTAAACAGAatgcaagaaaaaagaaacagtgaaAGCAGAGATGAAGAGCAATATGGTTTTAGTGGAACGAGAAAAGAAACAGGTAAGGCATATGAGGCTCATAACATTCCAcaagagacagcaacaaaaaacatcccaaataaaaggaaatgcaagaaagcaaagtggctgtccaaagaggccttacaaaaagcagagaagggaaacaaaatgcaagggagatagggaaagttatagaaaattgagtgccgacttccaaagaatagcaaggagagacaagagggccttctcaaatgaacagtgcaaagaaataaaataatagaaagggaaaaatcagagacctgttcaagaaaattggagatattaaaggaacattttgtgcaaagatggacatgaaaaaggacaaaaatggtagggaccttacagaagcagaagaggtggaaagaatagacagaggaattataccagaaagatttggatatcccggacaacacagatagtgtggttgctgaccttgagccagacatcttggagagtgaagtcaagtgggccttagaaagcatagctaacaacaaggccagtggaggtgatggcattccagttgaactatttaaaatcttaaaatatgacactgttaagttgctacattcaatatgccagcaaatttggaacattcaacagtggccagaggactggaaaagatcagtctacatcccaatcccaaagaaaggcaatgccaaagaatgctccaactactgtacaattgcactcatttcacacactagcaaggttttgctcaaaatcctacaaggtaggtttcagcagtatgtggaccgagaactcccagaagtgcaagctggattttgaaggggcaaaggaactcaagaccaaattgctaatatgcactggatttatggggaaagccagagagttccagaaaaatatctacttctgcttcattgactacgcaaaagcctttcactgtgtgaaccacagtgaactatggcaagtccttaaagaaatgggaatgcctgactaccttatctatctcctgagaaacctatatgtgggacaggaagcaacagttagaactggatatggaacaactaattggttcaaaattgggaaaggagtacgacaagcctgtatattgtcccctggcttatttaacatatgcagaattcatcatgtgaaaggtcggattggaggaatcccaaattggaattaagattgccggaagaaatatcaacaacctccgatatacatcactttctgatgacagaaagtgaggaggaattaaagaacctcataatgagggtgaaagaggacagtgcaaaaaatggtctgaagctcaacataaaaaaaaaccaagaccatggccactggtcccatcacttcctgacaAACAGatgtggaagatatggaggtagtgacagattttactttcttgggctccctgattaCAGCaaatggtgacagaagccacgaaattaaaggacacctcccttcttgggaggaaagtgatgacaaatctcgacagcatcttaaaaagcagagacatcgccttgccaaaaAAAGTACGCATAGCCAAAGatttggtttttcctgtaatgatgtatggaagagagagctgggccataaagaaagctgactgccaaagaatagatgcttttgaattgtggtgctggaggaggctcttgagagtccgctggactgcaaggagaacaaacctatccattttgaaggatatcaaccctgagtgctcactggaaagacagatcctgaagctgaggctccaatactttggccatctcatgagaagagaagactccttggaaaagaccctgatgttaggaaagtgtgaaggcaagaggagaagtggatgacagaggatgacatggttggacactgtcatcaaagctactaacatgaatttgacccaactccagaaggcagtggaagacaggagagcctggcttgctctggtccatggggctatgaaaagtcggacacaactaaacaactaaagaacaaaaacaacaacaaggcataTGAAATAAGCCAAGCCATTGGAAAGAATTTGATTCAGGAGGCATGGCCAAGAAACGAATTGTTCTAATAGTTAATCTTTTGGCTCTCTCCTACAATTTCTGGATACAGGATAATTATAAACAGAGAACACAACTTCAAAAAATGAACGAAGATCTTATCTTACCCATTGATATGTTTCCAAATCCAAGAGTTATTAATCTTTCCTTGTGTTCATTAAGTTGATGTTTTGATTCAGTCAAGACAccatttgtccacaaaagcaaaTTTGTAAATACTGAGTGGATCACTCCAAATCTAGGAGACAATTCCATTAGAGAACATTCTAAAAACATCAGCAAAAAACACTTCTGTATTACATATACCAagacccaggtctatagagcctgtgtcctgagcacactcctgttctgcagtgagtcctggaccctttgttcatggcaggagaagaatctgaacacgttccatatgctttgtctccgatgcatttttgcaTATGGAATCTTCAGCAATGTCCCAGAAGACAGAAACCAGCCAACTCTCTCATTTGTTCCCTTTTTAAAGTATCTTTATGGCCCTTTGCATATCAAGAGATTATGGGCAATATCACTGCCCTTCTTTCCTTACAGCAAAATGTGGTTTATTACCAGGCCCTCATTAAAGAATGCTTTTGATGTTCACCATGTCAGAAAGCTTCTTCTGAAGGTGTGAAATTTGATAACATCTTTGGTGCTCCATTTATGACTCTGGCATCCTGACTGCAGGGTTCCACCCCATCTCTTTaaacaaacatctccactttggtctcatctgttcAAAGGATATTGTTCCAGAAgttttgtggtttgtccagaagTAACTTTGCAAATCTCAGCCATGCTGCCAtcttctttttagagagaagaggctttctcctggcaacccttccaaacaaaccagtTTTTTCCCAGGCCATactttcatgaactttaacatttaacatgctaactgagacATAtggagtctgagatgtaactcttgggtttttttttttgcaatttctctgagcattgcatggtctgacccTCGGGTGCATTttcttggatgtccactcctgggaagattggcaactgtcttgaatgttttccacttgtgaagaATCACTTGTGAAAaccatagaatttttttttttatgtgactGTATGTGAATCTTGAAGAAGCAACAGAAAATGCCAGAACtatgatgtggaaagaaagaactactgAGCTCTTAAAATGCAAGTCTTCTTCACATCTGTGTTACTGTCCTCTATTCCCCTAACATGTACTATGAAAGATCTGATGTTAGTTGCCTCTTGATGTTGCTTGTTATTGAACAAAAAATATCTGACATAGTTATTAATTGGGTTGTGGTGCTTCGAaatgagaagaaacagaaaagaaccaCAGACCTTGGAATACTAACAAAGGGACTCAATCTTATGGAAGATCCAGCTCCCAAATCTTGTCCCCTTGTCCactctgcaagcaggatctgaaggccttaggaacagacctcaacagatgggaaaccttgacatctgagcgttcagcctggaggcaggcggtgcagcatggcctctcccaatttgaagagatatttgttcagcaggccgagggaaagagacagtcacgaaagcagcaaaatcagggagctaaacaggggacagattgtgtttgtcttccatatggaagggattgtcactctcgaattggccttctcagccatactagatgctgctCTCCCTTttcagagcacattgccatagtctcctgagactgaaggatgcctactgtgtAGTGTCACCCACAATATCAAGTGTTTGCACACCTGTTCATCTTCCTGGTATATATCCCACATCGACACATTTTACTAGTAATATCTCACAGCATTTTATATTGGACAAACTAGCCAGTTTCTACCAAAGAATAAATGACACCCATTTCTATTACAACAATCCACTGCTTATCATGATCTaaaaagtcaaaggctttgccaCAGTCGAGAACGCATAGACTGATCTTCAGAAATTCTTTAGTGTGCTCTAATAGTCAGTGTTATTTATGCTATTACCTTTAATGCCCCTTTCTTTTTGGAATCCAATTTGATCATCAGGCATTTCTTACTCCATATAAGGAGTTTTGTTACatcaccttgagcatcactttgttcacatgggaaattaaaacaatggcCCTGTAGTTATTGCACTCCTTCGCATCTCCCTTCTtagggactggaatgtatattgagcatttcTAGTGTGTAagctattgttttattttccatatttgttaacATACTCATTTACACTATTTGAATGACACTCTCGCTTGGAGTCGGTGTACTGCATGTTAAAACCTAAGACTAATCAGAACCTAACTACAGATTGCCATGAACTTCAGTTTGGAGGTCCAGCCCAATTCATCATCACACTTCTTCAAGTGTTGTGTGGGCTCCGCAGCGTCCCATCTCCTTGCATGCTTGCCCAATCCTCAAGCAATACACGTTTCCCTCCCAGCCTCCCCAGTGCAACTACCCACTCACTGTTTGCAGTGTCTCTTCTACCTTCCCcatcagccacccactcagatgaggaggtggggcaggggttcctgcagtgctgcctttgtgTGGGTGACTGGCAGAGAAGGCAGAAGATGGAAGAGATACTGCAAAAGGTGGGGATTCTCCTAAGGAGAATCCACAGCTAAGTAAGTAGGTAAGCCTCCTGAAACTAGTTAAACCTCTGGCCTAGTGGCCTAGTAGAATTAAAGATAAATGTTTGTAGATTGCTTTTACCAAGCTGTATCATGCCTAAGATACAGCTTGGTAGAAAGAAACTGTATCATTCTTACTGCTTAGTTTCTTGGATGGTGCCTGTTCTATTTAGACAATGTCTTTTGCTTTATTTCTAATAAAAACTAAATTCCCTTTTAAACTGTCCACTCCGGTATGGAAGGCAGAATGCTCCTGGTTCAAATATGTCTAGGTTGCCTCACTGCTACTCACTCAAACTACCAAGGCATAGAACATCTTTACACAGAACATGTAAAGAGTGGCCATGACCATATGCAACAGAGCGATGATGACAGAAAATCTACCAACCGGGTTCAGCAAGAAATGGATTTGGGGGGCTGGCTTTGAAAGAGACTGTTGAGTTTCCTGTCTTCCCAACTTTAATTAACTTGATTAGCAATCCCAGAATCATTACAGTTTGACCACAGTGCACAgtgccacatttggcaaaaaccaaacacagcatatcagcacaaacacctaaTACCAACAGTCAAGAATGCTgatggaggggtgatgatttgggcttgttttgaaGCCACAGTACCTGGGCACCTTGCAATCATTGAGTCAACGATCAACTCCTCTCTATACCAAAGAATATTCAAACATTAGGCTacctgtctgacagctaaagcttggcagAAATTGTGTCACGCAACAGGGCACAAACAGATCTGCAACAGAATGACTGAAAAAGGAAACAATCaaagtgttgcaatggcccagtcaaagtccagacctcagccCGATTGAAATGGTGTGGCAGGCCTTCCGAGAGCTAAAAACAAATGTCCagaaacctcaatgaactgaagcaaagtattcatgaaagctttcacggacgggatccagtcgttgttgtgggtttttcaggctctttggccgtgttctgaaggttgttcttgctaacgtttcatcagtctctttgcccagcatcttcagaggacagcactcaagAGTGTTaccctctgaagatgcaggccacagagactggcaaaacgttaggaagaacaaccttgagaacatggccaaagagcccaaaaaacccacaacagccaactgaagcaatgttgtaaagaaaagAAGGCCAAAATTCCTCTACAGCAATGTGAGTGACTGATAAAGTCACATAGAAAatgattacagtggtacctcacaagactaTTACCCCCGcagaatgacgaatccgcatgacgatgaggttttgtgaCCGCCAttgtgcttcacaaaacagtgtttcctatggggaaattttgctggaGGACGTTTAGGTCTGTCCTTCCCCAGACGCTTTTTCCCCCAGGACCAATGCTTAGCAAGAGGACGATTGAACAGGTGATCTGCAGCTCCgtaaatggcttccctagggcaGCGCTCCCCAACCTTTTTCTGTGTGCGGAGGATCGTGCATGCCAATTCAAAAAGCCTAGCGTAACCCTTGCCTGCCAGAGCCTCCCATGCAAGCAATCCAAGCCAAGCAGCCTTTCTGCCAGTCGGTCGGTCACAGTCACCACCCATCCCCCATCACTCCCTTGTCCCGCAGTATTTTTCACAAAAGGAAGACTTTGTGATGGGCTGCCTCTGGCCCCACTGCCAGTCATGGAAAGGTAGCTCTGGCAGGCTCAAGGCACCTCTCCCGCCCAGCAGGAAGTCTTGCACAGTGTGCGTGTGCGCTCTCCCGCCGAGCACTCTGTCTCTTCCCCCCTGCATCCCTCCCCCCCACTCCTTCGCTAGCCTTCCCGGATCCCCTCAGCAAATCTTCTTAGCTAGCAGCCGGAGCTCTTGCTGATGGTGGCAATGCTGGTGTAGAGGGGCAGCAGCTACTGCTCCTGCTGGGAAAGAGGCGACCCCTGTGCACCGTCGGTGTCTGGGATCCTCCTCTGTGCACTCTAAGGTGAGGGCGAAGAGGAAGCACAGCCTGACGGAGACATATCCTGCAGTGACGAGCACAGGAAgagctggggggggagagagggcttTGGGCACCAACACCCAAAGATTCTTCCCAGCGCTCGCTGCCTCGCTCTCTTCGCCTGCTGTTGCTTGAGCGGTGCAACAAAGGACAGCTATGAGAAGTCGCCTCTAGCTGTTCCCTTGCCTCCAGCCTTCCCCAAATCATCCACCGCACCTCCGAGCCCAGGCTCTGACCCACGCACACCATCCCTCTTGCTCTGACAACACGCACCAACACCACCCAGGCGCCAGAGCCCCTCAGGACTCAACCCAATTTTGTCAGATGCCCACTCACAAAAACAACAGAAGGGAAGGGGGGTGCTTAGTAAGAGGACGACTGAACAGCAAGAGGACaattgaacagctgattggcttccctagggtgttttctttcacaagacagtgatttaaaattgcttccctatgggcgatcttcgctggacaactattttccccattggaacacattaaacgggtttcaatgcattccaatggggaaactgttttcgctagacaatgttttcacaagacagtgatttcaatggaacggattaacatcgtctagcgaggcaccactgtattgctgctaaaggtggttctacaagttATTGAATCATATAGTGTACTTAGTTtctcacacatggcttctccatcttGGGTTTATTTTTGTAGAATACATCATCACATAATGTAATATGTCATgcattgttgttcatctgagattatatttacagtggtgccccgcatagcaacgttaatccgttccggattaatcgttgctatagggaaacatcactaaacggatcaaaaaaacccatagagacgcattaaacttggtttaatgcgttcccgtggggcccaaactcacagttcagcgaagatcctccatagcgccgccattttcacgccctcggtaagcgaggggagggcacaaaaacacttgcggtgaccattttggaaccgccgatcagctgtttaaaaaaacacaatgcgatgttttgcctattcagaacattgcaatgcgatcgcattagcaatctaaaaaatcgctatgcggaatcgtcattaaacggtgcgcttgttaagcgaggcaccactgtacttaattttcAGACATGGTAAGGAccaaatggtttttattatgtcctcatATGTAAAATTATAGAATTCAAAgagtttgtattttctttttcacatgactgtatattttGTTTCTACTGAAATGCCTACTCTGAAATTCTATCTAGTTCAGTGTGGCTTCTGTAACAAATTGTGAAAAAATCACAGAAAGGCCGGAGAAACTAAATGGGCTAATAACTTCATAGTACTTAAGGAAGATGCTGAAGAAGTTAGAGATGAAGAAGGAAGTGTAGGCTTCTTTGACTGACAGCTTCAGCCCTAATGCAGGGAAGGGATCTCCCCACCACAGTCTAAtcactgggaggaggaggaagatctcTCTGTGAGGCCCTGTGGGTTTTATTATTTTCTACACTATGTCTCTGCTCATTTTGTTTAGGGATTAGCTAGTTTGGGTTCTGCATTGACTTGTTTAGTCTTTATTTAACTTTATGTTACAGTAGCCCTGC is part of the Pogona vitticeps strain Pit_001003342236 chromosome 5, PviZW2.1, whole genome shotgun sequence genome and encodes:
- the OTOP1 gene encoding proton channel OTOP1 isoform X2, with the protein product MYGKSFIPMVRRDSKVPEEKIPSESLGGTMTIALLLRRAEISSCKGGITLFAVITLIMDSFKIGYFVGFSSCLSITEGIFPVTHAVHTLLQVYFLWCHVKDIIQSFKTLERFGVIHSVFTNLLLWTNGVLTESKHQLNEHKERLITLGFGNISMELDDHAPYCNCTIPALCSIFSQGIYYLYPFNIEYHILASTMLYVLWKNIGRKVEHLQQSKTSFKFQGKTMGTILGLVVFSTTIAVVVVYLIQIGRSKIKSELALIMFYLYAITVLTLMCAAGIVALLIYRLEDKSLDASKNPARKLDADLLVGTASGSWLLSWGSILAIICAQSHPTYSWYNLPYSILVIIEKYIQNLFIIESIHREQERTNDDIKTLRILTVSNGSILSIAPSYKEIYNGTSDIESRELPHMFSGNSCLPESSGSSTLDEDKIQANTPITLSSSDFSIYNGNMMINNKRRILKNISAFLFLCNLSLWIPPAFGCRPEYDNGLEEMVFGFEPWIIVVNLAMPFSIFYRMHSAASLFEVSCKI
- the OTOP1 gene encoding proton channel OTOP1 isoform X3, which gives rise to MVIEGKAGGPSRAAPKGRKSRAAKSPAAQATAADGWELQKTQAVPPPSPAHSNRSGGGGASRRLPLLGGKSYPQKNAEILSSQYGLHLFLAGLLLMFAWAVHAAGIAKSAVFSYLITLMLLQLLWMAWYICRRYAQKRLIQDKDTHAGARWLKCGITLFAVITLIMDSFKIGYFVGFSSCLSITEGIFPVTHAVHTLLQVYFLWCHVKDIIQSFKTLERFGVIHSVFTNLLLWTNGVLTESKHQLNEHKERLITLGFGNISMELDDHAPYCNCTIPALCSIFSQGIYYLYPFNIEYHILASTMLYVLWKNIGRKVEHLQQSKTSFKFQGKTMGTILGLVVFSTTIAVVVVYLIQIGRSKIKSELALIMFYLYAITVLTLMCAAGIVALLIYRLEDKSLDASKNPARKLDADLLVGTASGSWLLSWGSILAIICAQSHPTYSWYNLPYSILVIIEKYIQNLFIIESIHREQERTNDDIKTLRILTVSNGSILSIAPSYKEIYNGTSDIESRELPHMFSGNSCLPESSGSSTLDEDKIQANTPITLSSSDFSIYNGNMMINNKRRILKNISAFLFLCNLSLWIPPAFGCRPEYDNGLEEMVFGFEPWIIVVNLAMPFSIFYRMHSAASLFEVSCKI
- the OTOP1 gene encoding proton channel OTOP1 isoform X1 — translated: MEPRVSIWNFFVVNIFIELTEVHNRPNTPIFLRDSKVPEEKIPSESLGGTMTIALLLRRAEISSCKGGITLFAVITLIMDSFKIGYFVGFSSCLSITEGIFPVTHAVHTLLQVYFLWCHVKDIIQSFKTLERFGVIHSVFTNLLLWTNGVLTESKHQLNEHKERLITLGFGNISMELDDHAPYCNCTIPALCSIFSQGIYYLYPFNIEYHILASTMLYVLWKNIGRKVEHLQQSKTSFKFQGKTMGTILGLVVFSTTIAVVVVYLIQIGRSKIKSELALIMFYLYAITVLTLMCAAGIVALLIYRLEDKSLDASKNPARKLDADLLVGTASGSWLLSWGSILAIICAQSHPTYSWYNLPYSILVIIEKYIQNLFIIESIHREQERTNDDIKTLRILTVSNGSILSIAPSYKEIYNGTSDIESRELPHMFSGNSCLPESSGSSTLDEDKIQANTPITLSSSDFSIYNGNMMINNKRRILKNISAFLFLCNLSLWIPPAFGCRPEYDNGLEEMVFGFEPWIIVVNLAMPFSIFYRMHSAASLFEVSCKI